One Alligator mississippiensis isolate rAllMis1 chromosome 1, rAllMis1, whole genome shotgun sequence genomic window carries:
- the PFN4 gene encoding profilin-4 isoform X1, translating into MNQMQALLNDCLLRTKHVEHAAIISLKKGTVYASTFGFNLQPQSAINLLYAFYKNLLQVRREGLYFKEKQYRCVRADEYSIYIKKQDGGLVAVKTKLYIVVGTYSEGMYPSVCVEAVEKLADYLREKGS; encoded by the exons ATGAACCAGATGCAGGCTTTGCTGAACGACTGTCTCCTCAGAACAAAGCATGTGGAACATGCAGCTATCATTAGCCTGAAAAAAGGAACTGTATATGCATCAACCTTCGGCTTTAAC CTGCAGCCACAGAGTGCCATAAACCTTCTTTATGCTTTCTACAAGAACTTACTGCAAGTTAGAAGAGAAGGCCTTTACTTCAAGGAGAAGCAATACAGATGTGTCCGAGCAGATGAGTATTCCATCTACATTAAAAAA CAAGATGGAGGACTCGTGGCTGTGAAAACCAAGTTGTACATCGTGGTTGGTACCTACAGCGAGGGAATGTATCCTAGCGTGTGCGTGGAAGCTGTAGAGAAACTCG CTGACTATTTGAGAGAGAAAGGAAGTTAA
- the PFN4 gene encoding profilin-4 isoform X2: MNQMQALLNDCLLRTKHVEHAAIISLKKGTVYASTFGFNNLLQVRREGLYFKEKQYRCVRADEYSIYIKKQDGGLVAVKTKLYIVVGTYSEGMYPSVCVEAVEKLADYLREKGS; the protein is encoded by the exons ATGAACCAGATGCAGGCTTTGCTGAACGACTGTCTCCTCAGAACAAAGCATGTGGAACATGCAGCTATCATTAGCCTGAAAAAAGGAACTGTATATGCATCAACCTTCGGCTTTAAC AACTTACTGCAAGTTAGAAGAGAAGGCCTTTACTTCAAGGAGAAGCAATACAGATGTGTCCGAGCAGATGAGTATTCCATCTACATTAAAAAA CAAGATGGAGGACTCGTGGCTGTGAAAACCAAGTTGTACATCGTGGTTGGTACCTACAGCGAGGGAATGTATCCTAGCGTGTGCGTGGAAGCTGTAGAGAAACTCG CTGACTATTTGAGAGAGAAAGGAAGTTAA